From Glycine max cultivar Williams 82 chromosome 11, Glycine_max_v4.0, whole genome shotgun sequence, the proteins below share one genomic window:
- the LOC112998362 gene encoding uncharacterized protein: MEFISISDHTPLVVTTELVVPRGNSPFKFNNAIVDHPNFLRIVADDWKQNIHGCSMFKVCKKLKALKAPLKNLFKQEFSNISNRVELAEAEYNSVLNSLKQNPQDSSLLALANRTRGQTIMLRKAESMKFAQLIKNKYLLQADKCSKFFHALIKRNRHNRFIAAIRLENGHNTSSQDEIALAFMNHFRNLFSAHELTQTPSISTCNRGPKVPTDCFVALLCPTS; the protein is encoded by the coding sequence ATGgagtttatttctatttcagaCCATACTCCTCTAGTTGTCACCACTGAGTTGGTAGTGCCTAGAGGTAATTCTCCATTTAAATTCAACAATGCTATTGTGGATCATCCAAATTTCTTAAGAATTGTTGCAGATGACTGGAAGCAAAATATTCATGGCTGTAGCATGTTCAAGGTCTGTAAGAAATTGAAAGCTCTTAAAGCTCCCTTGAAGAATCTTTTTAAGCAGGAGTTCAGCAACATCTCCAACCGAGTGGAGCTAGCTGAGGCTGAATATAACAGTGTGCTTAATTCTCTAAAGCAAAATCCTCAGGACTCTTCCCTTCTTGCTCTGGCAAACCGCACTAGAGGGCAAACCATTATGCTTAGAAAAGCGGAGTCTATGAAATTTGCTCAGCTcatcaaaaacaaatatctCCTGCAGGCTGATAAATGCTCCAAATTCTTTCATGCTTTAATCAAGCGCAACAGACACAACCGGTTTATTGCTGCCATAAGGCTAGAGAATGGGCATAACACTTCCTCCCAAGATGAAATTGCCCTTGCTTTTATGAATCACTTTAGGAATTTGTTTAGTGCTCATGAGCTGACCCAAACTCCTTCCATTTCGACCTGCAATAGGGGTCCTAAGGTTCCCACTGATTGCTTTGTGGCCTTACTTTGTCCTACTTCTTAG